A part of Vallicoccus soli genomic DNA contains:
- a CDS encoding helix-turn-helix domain-containing protein → MAYPSRPVRRALPEFAGTATSRPSPELLERLSKFVVAEYAAGRSLREIAELTDRSFSAVRNVLDRAGVRRRGVGAVIARSDSPQDAV, encoded by the coding sequence ATGGCGTACCCGTCGCGTCCGGTGCGCCGGGCGTTGCCGGAGTTCGCCGGCACGGCCACGTCGCGCCCGTCGCCGGAGCTGCTCGAGCGGCTGTCGAAGTTTGTGGTCGCCGAGTACGCCGCCGGCCGGTCGCTGCGCGAGATCGCCGAGCTGACGGACCGGTCCTTCTCCGCCGTGCGCAACGTCCTGGACCGCGCCGGGGTGCGCCGCCGAGGGGTGGGCGCAGTGATCGCGCGCTCGGACTCCCCGCAGGACGCCGTCTGA
- a CDS encoding nuclease-related domain-containing protein, producing the protein MLVPLTVGVLALSLLAEGAWAWVGAVWFGVVLGFWFYAVDAVPKHIENWASGAEGERRTERVLRPLERTGWHVVHDLKHPGAGNVDHLVLGPGGLFVLDSKVWGGVVSVDGTGATVTPRDNPDAAWTARGLHRAHTRTAAVVARCLAARSSRAVPAPRSVVVVWAPFPARVVVSGAVTYVVGEHLADWLLAHPRQLHREHLQALQAAARPDLLTDLADGPRRAAPGDPPAAGLAGPAGPPAPAVRAVGAP; encoded by the coding sequence GTGCTGGTCCCGCTCACGGTCGGCGTGTTGGCGTTGTCCCTGCTCGCCGAGGGTGCGTGGGCGTGGGTAGGGGCGGTGTGGTTCGGCGTCGTGCTGGGCTTCTGGTTCTACGCCGTGGACGCGGTCCCGAAGCACATTGAGAACTGGGCGAGCGGCGCGGAGGGTGAGCGGCGCACTGAGCGTGTCCTGCGTCCCCTCGAGCGCACGGGGTGGCACGTGGTGCACGACCTGAAGCATCCCGGCGCCGGGAACGTCGACCACCTGGTGCTCGGTCCCGGCGGGTTGTTCGTGTTGGACAGCAAGGTGTGGGGCGGCGTGGTCAGTGTCGACGGCACCGGCGCCACGGTGACTCCCCGCGACAACCCGGACGCGGCGTGGACAGCTCGCGGGCTGCACCGCGCCCACACCCGCACGGCGGCCGTGGTCGCACGCTGCCTGGCCGCGCGCTCGTCACGGGCGGTGCCCGCCCCGCGTTCGGTGGTCGTCGTGTGGGCGCCGTTCCCTGCGCGGGTCGTCGTCAGCGGCGCCGTCACCTACGTCGTCGGCGAGCACCTGGCCGACTGGCTGCTGGCCCACCCCCGTCAGCTGCACCGCGAGCACCTGCAGGCCCTGCAGGCCGCGGCCCGACCCGACCTCCTGACCGACCTAGCGGACGGCCCGCGCCGCGCCGCGCCAGGCGACCCGCCGGCTGCGGGGCTCGCCGGTCCTGCCGGGCCCCCCGCACCGGCTGTCCGAGCGGTGGGGGCTCCGTGA